The halophilic archaeon DL31 nucleotide sequence TCGTCCTGAGTCCAGACGCGCTGACACTCAAAACACGGCCAACCGGGTCCGGTGACCGCAGTTTCGACTTTCGCCTCTTTTTCTAGGACGCCCTGATCGTTGGCGTGTAGAAGGCTTCCACCGTCAAGAACAGGAATACAGTGAGCGCGAGCGAGCACATCAAGGACCTGTCGGGGACGAGCTGCGTCAACCCCGGACATGATAAGATCACAATCCAGGAGATCAGGGACTGCCGTATAGTCGGGATTTTGATCGACGACACTCCCGTCGACGACCCGCGTTTCAAATTCCTCAGCGGTCGCACTACGACGAGCGACGCGTTCGGCAACCTCGGTCTTGAGGCGTTCTTGCCGGACATCTATCCGCTGGGCACCCTGTGCTCGGTTGAAGTTCGCGCTCTCAAGGTGGTCGAAGTCTACGAACACGAGTTCCCCAACGCCCAGGCGGGCCAGGTGTTCTGCGAGAATCGACCCGACGCCACCACAGCCAACAACGCCGACGCGAAGGTTGGCTAACCGTGCCTGGCCGTCTGTACCCCAGAGTTGGATCGTGGAGTCCTGCTCACCACTGGCGACACCTACACGATCAGCATCGGAATTTCGCCGGCCGGTTGGCCGAACATCCAGAGCGGGTTCGTCAGTGGCCGGACCGACAACGCGAACGCGGTCGGCGCGCGTGATCTCCGGGTCGTCCCTGGGGTCGCGCGTGGGTTCGTAGACACGCATCGACCAGTCGCCAGCATCATTAGTGATGGCTGCAGCGAACGGAGCGCCGCCAGGGAGACGGTCCCGGTCGTTCTCGTAGACGCGAGCCGCCGACGCGGTGTCGATACTGCTTTCGCGGACACCGCCTGGTTGGGTATGAATCCGAATGAGCCCGCCACCACGGCTGCGGGCGCGTTCGATTGCCCGTTCGTGGTAGGCTTCACTGAACTCGTAGCCGACCATCGAGTCATCACTCGATACGTCACCATTTGAGTTACCCCCAAACAACGACCCAAAGGAACGGCTTTCTGACCTATCTCCCCAACCTGTTCCCTTCAGCTCGAGGTCGTCACTCGACTTTGGATGGACGACATCTTCGACGATGTAACTCACGCGATGGTCGCCCGTACTCTTCGCAAGAACGGCGAACGCACCACGCTCATGCATTCCGTGGAACGGGTGGCCTTCGCTCGGAAAGAGCACCTTCATCAAATCCTCGTGGATGTCTCGGGGGAACACGAGGTGAACCTCGTCGGCGTCGGCTGCCGTCAGCCAGTCTGCAGCTGTACCCTTAGGCATAGGTCAGTCCTCCTTTTCGAAGCGAGAGCGCACGACCTCAGGAGCTTTCCGGAGATCGGCCGGTTCAGTCCACGAGAAGCCCTCCCAGCGGTAACTCCAAAGGGTGACTTCGTCGACGCCGAGAGCCTCGCGTGCCGGACGCCCCTTGGCATGGTCGCGATGTACGCTATCAACCTCCTGGCCGTCGTGTTTCGTGACGTAGGGGTACGTCACGATACCGTAGGGCCGTCGACCGTTCGGGAAATTGGTCGGAATTCGGAGGATAGCGAGGACCTCTTCCTGATCGAAAACGTCGTTGACGTGGGCAGGGTTGACAGTCCCGATGCTGACCCATGCCCAGTCGCCTTCGACCGCGATGAGCTCGGCTTCGGGCCGCTCGTTCTGCAGTTCGGAGAGAGCATCGCGACACCGTTCGCTGAGGTGATTGCGGAGGTCCGCACCATCAGCGTCTTCCGGTGCTTTGCCCTCACTCATACGCGATCTTTCCCCCGTCGCTGGTCGACTCGAAGAACGTTCGGTACTTGTCGCCGAGGTCCAGATCCCGATCAGCCGGGAACGCCTGATCTTCCTGGCGGTTGCCGAGAAGGCCATCCAGCGGGAAAAGCCCGAGTTCGTCGGGATCCTTCTTGTCGGCGCCCAGCAGGATGGTCTCAACGGACACGGAACTGTCGTCGTATCGCCCAACGAACTGCTGATTGACGTACACGACGTAGCCAATGGTGCCGAACTCCAGGGGTTCGACGGTGTCTGCGAGATTCTCTAGACGCTCTGTGAGGTTATCGAACTTCTGCAGGAGGTTGGTGTTGCCGTCGGGTACCTCCTGTCGAATATCACTTGCACGCTCGCGCTCTGTGCTGACGATGGTCTTTGCGCCTACGAGCGCGTCGGTATCGTTGGGGTCGGCGTCGTCGGCCCATGTTTCAATGGCTCCGATGGCCTCCTTCATATGCGAAAGTCGGCGGAAGACCTCGACGGGGACATCGTCCTCAATAGCCTCGATGGCAGACTGTACCGGGTTGACCTTGCCGGCGACTTTCTTCGTGGTAGTCGTACTGTGCTCGTCTGCGGAGTCGGCGGGAGTGTTGCGTTCACTCATGGTTGTGGGTCGTCGCGCTTAGCCCGGCGACGTGGGGTCAACCGAAATGCTACATTCGCCGCTATGAACAGATCTGTGAACGGGCCGAGACCGCGTAGTCACTCGGTACCCGTCAGGGGTCCGTTCGGCGGGCGAACATTTATGGAGATCACTGCCGGATACACCGGCTCTCTCGTCGGTCTTGGTGGGTTCCCGCCGTCCCCCTGCCGCAGAATTGCGGTGGTCGGGGGATGCCTACGTAGCGGTGGGCAACCAGCCCAGGAAAGTGTAACCGACCCCCACTGAAAAGGGTTTTGCTGAGTGGAACTATACTCGCCTCTTTCTCGTATTGGTCATATATGAAACGTGGGGTGGGGGTTTTCGAACTGGCAATTTTCACTTACACTCCGCTGGGAATAGCTTTTTAAATAGGCTCGGACATCCGCTCAGAGCTGTCAGCCGCGATTTGAAAACCAGTGCCTTAGCTGCTGAACGTTGCGGTTTGGTGGGTAGCAATAGAGCCCCCACCGCTACGTAGGCAAACATCCATTAGGCATAGGTGTTAATAAGACTGTCGCTTACCCCTCCGCAGTCTTGCGATTTCCACTCGAAACCAAAGGGGGTTCGCTATACTTAAAGTGTGTTTTTCAATGTAAGTGAACCCCAATCACTGCTTTAGTCCAGCGGTTTTGAACAGCGAGTATGAGAAGTTGACATCAAACCGATCCCGCTAAATTGTCGCTCTCATCGTCCACCTCTTCAAGAGCCTCCGTAGCAATATCCCCTAACTCGCCAGCTTCAATATGCGAGTACCGGTCACGAACTATCTCTTCCGAATTATCGAGATAGCGGGCTGCAACAGTATAGCCAAATGCACGAACGAGGACCTCCCCCATTCCACGACGACCACCGTGAGGAGCGAGATAGTCGTGTTTCGGATGGTTGATGTTTATTTCTGCGGCCTCCGAAAGTCGCTGGAGGATCGATCGTGCACCGTCCGTCGTGATAGACGGCGGCCGGATATCTTCATCAAGCGCCAACACTAGGTCGCGAGCGTACTCCCCACGGCGCTCAGTAATTGCCTCTGAGCATTCCCCTCGGTCGGCGAGCTCATCTTGGATGACCCCTGCGAGCGTTCTTTGGTCGAACGTCGGAAACACCGGCCATCGTTCCGTCGGTGGATCCATCAGGTGGCAGTAGCTCCGCAGCGGCGAGATCACCGGGTCGGGCAGGCTGGCGGCGTCCCACTGCTGTTTCTTCCGGTAGACGTCCATACTTCCGTCGTCGAGCGAGAGGTCCTCCCAGCGGACGCCGCGCCGGCGCGGGTCGTTCGGGTCCCGGAGTAGTTCCCCGACGCGGACAGCTGTGTACGCGAGGACGAACACCAGAGCCCGGTCACGAGCCGCCTTGACCGCCGCGTAGCGCGCTCGCTGCTTGTCGAGGGAGTCAGTATCCTCCGGAAGTGTCGTGTACGCCTCGACAGAGTCGCGGGCCCGTTCGTCGACGTGGCGGGTGATCGCGTGGCGCTGCTCGGACGTCCAGGCCTGCTGGTCGCCGGGCTTGCGGCCGTCGTCCTCGGGGAGGGGAGCCATCGCACTCGCCCGCTGCGCGTAATGGGCTTCGAGATATCCCTCGTTGACACACCACCCGCACCACGCAGAGATATAGCGGTAATAGGTTTGTACCGTGTTCTGCTTGAGTCCCCGATTTCCACCGAGATGCCGGGCGTATTCCCGAAAGATGCGTTCGTCGAGGTCCTCGAAGGTCGGCTCCTGGTCGATGTCGTCGGGGACGATTCCGGTCCAGTCGTCGTCGCCGCGGTCACCGGCTGCCCACTCGGCGAACCGCTCGAGCTCGCGTGCAGCGTTACGTCGATAGTTCCCGCCGTTGCCACCGCGGCCCTTCCCTTTGTCCTGGAGGTAGCGCTCGAAGCTGTCGTCGAGCGGCGTCGAAAGAGCTCGGTCAGGCATCCACCGGCCCTTCACCGTCCTGCGGGCCCGGTCTCGGTGCCTCTACCCTGGGGGAAGCAGCGTCGTGAGGCGGTTGCAGCATTCGTGCTTCACCGACGGCGTCGGGGTACTTGAAAGTGGTCGTGATTACGGGCATAATCACGACCAATGAAGGAGGAAGGCTCATATCCGATATTCCCACGGTAGAAGAGTTCTCCTCACCAATCGCCGAATCTGAGAATGTAATAAACTGTATGCCGCTATATCAAAACTGGAGCCGCCGGTCGGACTCAGTTCCGAGAGTAATCGCAAGACTGCAACCCAACCGTATCCACACAATTTACATAATGTACAATATGTGCGAAACCTAAATAACAGAGAAAATCGGGCAAATCCAGGTTAGTCGTTCGAGACCTGCTCGCTAAGCATCTCCACAACTTCCTGGACACGTTCCTCATCAGCTTCGATACCACGCTCCCGGAGTATCTGGAGGGCAACCTCGTCACGTGGTCCGCAATCACCCGGAGACACGCATCTTGAAACTCTCTTCCCTCGTACTCGGGAACATCAAACATTGAGCAAGCGGCAGTCACTGATGAACGCATCCGGGTGACGCCGTTCCACGTCTCGTCCCGGACATAGAAGCCGTGCATATCAGTCTCGTCAAAGGAGAAGGCCGGCCCACCAGTCGATTCGTCGACGTCCTCCTCATCCTGATCAGGTACGAACTCTGTCTTCGGCTCTGCGTCTGCAGTAGCTATCTCCTCATCCGGTTTTGGTTCATCCTTCGCGTCAGTACTTTCGTCGTCATCAGATTCTGCTCCTTCCTCCGTTTGTTTGAGCTGTTCAGCGACGTCCCCGAAACGGTCGTCCTCATTAGGCATGGCTGTGTTCCTCCACGAGATCCGCTAAGTGGTCGAAATTCGGGATTTGGTCACAGTCTTCGTCGAATTCCGAGACAGGCATTCCTTGCTTGAAGGCGCGAGAAATCGCGGTCCGTTCGCGAATTCCTGGCTTCGGGATACTATCGATGGTGCGTCCCGAATCATCGAGAGCATCGAAGATTTCCGGGTCGACACGAGCGTACTCAGGGACGAACGACCCGAACTCTCGGTTGAGATTTTGAACGAGGGTCCGATGCTCGTTGTGTTGCCCCATTGTTTCTCGAATCATATTCGGGGTAACTGCGAGGATGTCTAACCCTATATTCTGCCGAATTGGGGAAATCTGGCGTTCAATCATCTTATTGAGGCCGTTAATTGAGCCAGCGCGGGGGATCAGCGGGACTATGACGCGCTGGACGGCGATGAGGGCGTTATCGGAGAGTTTCCCTCTGCCGCCTGCGGCATCAATTATCACGTAGTCGTATCCGTTTTGGATGAGTGGATCAACGACGTTCCGCCGTAGCTTCACGTCTGCGAACCGTTCGTCCTTCAGCCTCGTTTCAACGTTCTCGAGTTCGTTGCTAGATGGGAGGAGGTGAACTCCAAAGTCCGTCTTGATAAGCAGGTCTTCGGGGTCCTCACCATCGATGAGGGCGTCGCCGAGGTTGGCATCTCGGTCGTACGCATCGTCGTATCCCAGCTGGGTCGTCATGTGCCCGTCCTTATCCAGATCCAGTAGTACCGTCTCATGGCCACGAGAAGCAAGTCTATCAGCGATGTTGAGCGCAATCGTGGATTTTCCTACGCCCCCCTTGAGCAACGAGACAGCTGCACCGGGGAGTCCTTCAAACTCGTCAGCACTCATGGGTCAACACCCCGTAGCAAGTGGATTTTGCACATTTTGTAAGGAATCTACGTTGTGCGGATATTGAATATTTTGCACGTTTCGCCGATAATGTGGGTTTTGCTCTGGTCATACGCGGCTAATGAAGCTCACCCACCATAATATTGCGTCAGACGGATTTTGGAGTATTATCTACGCAATCTACATTTTTCACATTATGTACAATATCCTCACGATCCCCATTAGCCACGATCATTACCAGACTTACGCAATCTATATAATTTGCATTATCTACATTTTGTACGCATTCCTCCAATTACCGCCACCACACTAAGCACCGATTAGCGCGATACACGCAATCTACATTTTGTACATTATTCGCATTATAGAGATTGCCTATGAGATCTACATGATCCAGTCGTTCATTAGAAGGGGGTCAGAGTTGGGACCTCAGACAAACACGCTCTAACCAAACATCCAGTAAGACTTTTAACTGTTACCGGATTATTGGTGACCATCAGATGTACGAGGTGCTCGACGACACGGCTGCGCAGGTCATCCTCGCCATCGAGAGTGGTGACTCCATCCGCCGTGTCGCACAACACCTCCACACGCCGTACGAGACGGTGAGACAGGCCGTCAATCGGCTCGAAGACGCAGGCTACGTCAGCTATGATGACGGCCTCACTGTCGTCGACGAGCGCGTACGCGACGCAGCCCGCGAGCTCGTCGCTGCCAGCGCCGGCGTTAGTCCACCCTCCATCGAGGAGACCTACGTTATCCCGCAGTTCGGTGACTGGCCGTTCGCCTTCACGCGGATCGACGCCGTCTACGTGTGGACACAGGGCGGCTACCAGGTCGGTCGCGAGCCCAACGACTATCCGCTGTTCCTCGCGGTTCGTGAGCAAGACGTCGACGCCTGGGAGGCGTTTTTCGAGTCGTTCGACCTTCCCACCGCATTCGAGCGACAGCCCCAAGACGAGCTCTCAAGACCACTGCAGGTCGTCCTTGAGCCACGCCCGTCACTCGACGTCAATCACGTCGAAGGGTACCCGGTGATCCCGAGAGCTGAGACGATTGAGTATATGCGCGAGAACTACGCCCAGTTCCAGTCGGCGCTGGCGATGCTCGACCGGATGTACGAGGACCTTGACCTCGGCGTCACGTATCGAGAGACCGAACGGGCACAGCCATGAGCTTCAACAATCGAAGTGACGCGCTCATCGAACTGCTCGAAGAGCTCACCCAACAGGGTCACGAGTACGTTCTTGTTGGCGGCTACGCTGTCTCAGCGTTCAATGCTCGCTTCTCCACGGATCTCGATATCGTCGTCGCGCCAGACTCCAAGGCTGACTTCGTCGAGTTCCTCGAACAGCGGGGCTTCGAAGAAACGGACAGCCACGCCAAGGAGTGGTTCTACGATACCGAGGTAATCGAGTACGAGAAGCGGCTCACGCCGCAGCAGCCGATCGGCTTCGATCTCCTGGTAAACGGACTCGGGTGTCGCCAGACGGAGGCACAGTGGTCGTTCGACTACCTGTACGACCACAGCCACCAACAGGAGGTGAGCGGAGGCACAGTGACGACGACGGCCAGAGTCATCGATGGGGCAGTCCTCGTCGCGGCAAAGCTCCATAGCGGCCGTGAAACAGACCTTCGGGATGTCCTGGCAGTGGCAGAAGAAATCGATCTCGACGCTGTCACGCCACACCTGCGACGAGGGGACGACGATGCGCTGCGGGAGCAGCTTAAGCGTGGACTGGAAATCTTGGAGAGCGACGAACTCAAGCACGGATATCGGAGTGACTTCGGGGCCTCAGCTGTCTCAGAAGAAACGGTCACCGCTCTCCAAGAGTATCTGTCTGCTCAGATTGACCACCTGAGCTGAAGCGGTCGGGACCACCTTAATTGGAAGTCAAGATAGGGGCCTTCAGCGGTGCTTGCAGTCAGTCAAAAAATTGGAGGGTCGATATCAGTCGACCGTCGCTAACACACGGACATCCGTAGCGGAGTGTCGTTCCCGTTCAGTACAAGCACCGTGCTCGCGGAGGAATTCATCAATACGGTCGGCAAGGGACTCCGCATCCTCCCTATCAACGTGGACGATCAGCGTCGGACGCTCCTTGTCGCTGTTCTCAATCACGAGCGAGACATCCTTGAATTCGTTTGGCTGTCTATACGCCCGAACTCATCGGCGACCTGGTCGGCCAGGTCGTCGAGTACCTCAATCGGTTCCTTTGTCATAGATTGAATTTCGGCCTTGGAAGGTTGTGCCATCGCGAACGCGTGAAGAAAACGTGACGTGGCTTTCAGAATCACCTCCATCAGACAAACGCGAACGGAGCCTTCTCACACCGATGGTTTACCGAGAAGAAGACCTATCCACAGAAGGGACAATGGGTTAGAGTGCTCGCGGATCGCTATCGGCGATGCTCGCAAACGCGACGTTCTCCTGAACTTGTTCGATTTCGACTGTTGGTTCGTCGCCGGGGTGAGCGCCAGGAACGATCACGACGTACCCACGTTCGACTTTCGCAATACCGTCGCCCTGATCACCGACGGTTTCGATTGTCACGTCGCGCACTTCTCCCTCATCAACAGGAGGACCAGATGAATCGTGGCTCGTGCTCCCCTGAGAGGCGGGATGCCGTGGGGCCTGTGGAGATGTTGATTCAGCTTCGGAGGATGAATCAAGAAGAGCGATGCGGTACATCTCATCACCAGTCAGCGCCCCGTGCTTGATCTCACTCGAAGGAATCTCGATGACGAATGTGCCATCCTCCTCCTTAATTTTCGCAGTGAACAGCGAACACAGGGAGTCTGAGATTTCTACCATAACTGGGTTTGATACTGGATACAATTAATCGGTCTCTTTGAGAAGGAGCGAACTGGATCAGCTGTCCTCATCTGGTTCTTCCCAAGGAATGTCTCGCTTGTGGACTACAGCGAGCTTCGAGTCGTCATCATCTTCCATTGCACTAAGACCCCGCTGGACGAGAGTGTGAACCTGTCCAGCGGACTCCGGGAACGAAAATTGGTCATCCCCCGCGTCAGCACGGAGTTCCAGATAATGGAGGTACAGCCTGAACGTCGTATCTGCTCCGATAGGCCACCAAATCGTCCCTATCTGCTCATCTACCTGATTGTCCCAATGCTCTATGAGTTCGCGGATATCGTCGACGAGCTCCTCCCCGGAGGTGCGAAGGCGGAGGGAGTATTCCCGATCCCGCTCCATATCTTCGATTATATCCTGAAAGAAGGGCTCAGCCTCCAAGGCAGTAGGTGAGGTCTGATCCGCTTCTAGAAGGTGTTCTAACGCCCTAATTTCTTCATGCCGAGCGGCTACAGCGTATGCGACATTGTACTTGTCCTCGGGGAAGATTTCGTGCTGACTCGGTTGCTGTGCCTGAGGGACAGTATCCCCGGTGGATGAGCTAAATAAGGTCTCAAAGAGTCCCATACACGTCGTCCGGAGGGCACCCATAAGTACTTCCTGTCATAGTGGACCTCAGCTCTGGCGACAGTGTACCTTCTATACAGTCGTTGCGTAATCAGAAGACCTCACGTGAACCCTGACCGGCTTGGGAGTGACTATGAAACTCATCTAAAATATACAGGATTGAAACATCAAATAATGACGCCAGTTGTTGCTGATATCGGACGATGTCTTTCTTATCTCCGGTCACAACACGCTGAAGCATATCGCGTTCTGCAAGCCCTATTGCGTCAAGAAGCCACTGCGAGTCTACTGGAGGAATTCGGGACTCTCGAATTCCGATGTGCTCCTGGACTAGACCGCGAGCGCGCTCCTGATCGTCATAAGTTGAAGACATGATGTGGACAGCATCCATTAGAGCGTCTTTCCGCTCCTTTGCGTCGTGGAGAACGCGATCTCGAAGATCTTCGACACACCGTTTCGCATTTCGCGGGGTGATTTCCCGCGAGGAGAAGTAGTTCTGGAAGTGCCGAACAAAGTGTGGCTTGGCCTGACTTCGAACCTCAATATTATCGAAGAAAATCTCTAAGATCCTCTCAAACGAAAGCCCATCGTAGCGCTGTAAATCGATTTCCCGATTGTACATTGGGATATTATCCTCGACATTCTCTTGAAAGTCTTCAAGAACGGTTCCGAACACGCCACCTGTACCGTCAGGATCAACCTGTAGCTGATCGGGGTCGGAAACAACTCGAGGCGCTCCTTGCGGACGGCTACAATACTCATAGATTACAAAATCACTCGTGAAGAGCGTGTTATGACCGTCTAGGATACGCTCTGCTTCTACGGCCCACCGGTCGTGAGAAAACGTGAGTCCAATGAGGACGTTAGTGTCTACGAAGTATCTAGTCATTGGCCCGGATGAAAATCTTCGTGCGGAATCCCCCGGCGTTCAAGAATCGGAGCAACAAGTTCGTCAGCTGCGCTCCGCTCAGATTCGAGTTCGGTCGCTAATCCAGAAAATTTCGCATCAAGGTCTTCCTCTTCAAATTCGTCAAGTTTCTGGATCGCAGAACTACGAGCCTGCTCAAATGAAGTTATACCGAGGTTCCCACAGACCTCTTCCTGAGTCATTCCCTGGGCATGCCGTTGAGCAAGTTCGAGAGCAAATATACGCCAGAACGTTACATTCACAGTCATCAATCTGGAGGGATCAGGAGAATGCGAATGGAGTTCTCGAGCGACCGCATTATACCACTTGATTATTGGTCGATCGTACTCCG carries:
- a CDS encoding hypothetical protein (KEGG: hla:Hlac_3099 hypothetical protein); the protein is MYEVLDDTAAQVILAIESGDSIRRVAQHLHTPYETVRQAVNRLEDAGYVSYDDGLTVVDERVRDAARELVAASAGVSPPSIEETYVIPQFGDWPFAFTRIDAVYVWTQGGYQVGREPNDYPLFLAVREQDVDAWEAFFESFDLPTAFERQPQDELSRPLQVVLEPRPSLDVNHVEGYPVIPRAETIEYMRENYAQFQSALAMLDRMYEDLDLGVTYRETERAQP
- a CDS encoding hypothetical protein (KEGG: hla:Hlac_3103 hypothetical protein): MGLFETLFSSSTGDTVPQAQQPSQHEIFPEDKYNVAYAVAARHEEIRALEHLLEADQTSPTALEAEPFFQDIIEDMERDREYSLRLRTSGEELVDDIRELIEHWDNQVDEQIGTIWWPIGADTTFRLYLHYLELRADAGDDQFSFPESAGQVHTLVQRGLSAMEDDDDSKLAVVHKRDIPWEEPDEDS
- a CDS encoding hypothetical protein (KEGG: hma:pNG6009 hypothetical protein), producing the protein MEVILKATSRFLHAFAMAQPSKAEIQSMTKEPIEVLDDLADQVADEFGRIDSQTNSRMSRS
- a CDS encoding UBA/THIF-type NAD/FAD binding protein (PFAM: UBA/THIF-type NAD/FAD binding fold~KEGG: bvi:Bcep1808_0268 UBA/ThiF-type NAD/FAD binding protein); the protein is MPKGTAADWLTAADADEVHLVFPRDIHEDLMKVLFPSEGHPFHGMHERGAFAVLAKSTGDHRVSYIVEDVVHPKSSDDLELKGTGWGDRSESRSFGSLFGGNSNGDVSSDDSMVGYEFSEAYHERAIERARSRGGGLIRIHTQPGGVRESSIDTASAARVYENDRDRLPGGAPFAAAITNDAGDWSMRVYEPTRDPRDDPEITRADRVRVVGPATDEPALDVRPTGRRNSDADRVGVASGEQDSTIQLWGTDGQARLANLRVGVVGCGGVGSILAEHLARLGVGELVFVDFDHLESANFNRAQGAQRIDVRQERLKTEVAERVARRSATAEEFETRVVDGSVVDQNPDYTAVPDLLDCDLIMSGVDAARPRQVLDVLARAHCIPVLDGGSLLHANDQGVLEKEAKVETAVTGPGWPCFECQRVWTQDDVDWEADHPEFRGERGYVQGGIDPDEEDRDPSVIGVNAIVAGLMQRRFLAITLDVARKTEGTLRLGLRDVETNMSSTWGCEADCKAATIGVGDREELPTGTDWAMRYERDDIEMPEQKTRDASDLVDDLR
- a CDS encoding hypothetical protein (KEGG: hla:Hlac_3097 hypothetical protein); this encodes MPNEDDRFGDVAEQLKQTEEGAESDDDESTDAKDEPKPDEEIATADAEPKTEFVPDQDEEDVDESTGGPAFSFDETDMHGFYVRDETWNGVTRMRSSVTAACSMFDVPEYEGREFQDACLRVIADHVTRLPSRYSGSVVSKLMRNVSRKLWRCLASRSRTTNLDLPDFLCYLGFAHIVHYVNCVDTVGLQSCDYSRN
- a CDS encoding hypothetical protein (KEGG: hla:Hlac_3104 hypothetical protein); this translates as MTRYFVDTNVLIGLTFSHDRWAVEAERILDGHNTLFTSDFVIYEYCSRPQGAPRVVSDPDQLQVDPDGTGGVFGTVLEDFQENVEDNIPMYNREIDLQRYDGLSFERILEIFFDNIEVRSQAKPHFVRHFQNYFSSREITPRNAKRCVEDLRDRVLHDAKERKDALMDAVHIMSSTYDDQERARGLVQEHIGIRESRIPPVDSQWLLDAIGLAERDMLQRVVTGDKKDIVRYQQQLASLFDVSILYILDEFHSHSQAGQGSREVF
- a CDS encoding deoxyribonuclease/rho motif-related TRAM (PFAM: Deoxyribonuclease/rho motif-related TRAM~KEGG: hla:Hlac_3102 deoxyribonuclease/rho motif-related TRAM) → MVEISDSLCSLFTAKIKEEDGTFVIEIPSSEIKHGALTGDEMYRIALLDSSSEAESTSPQAPRHPASQGSTSHDSSGPPVDEGEVRDVTIETVGDQGDGIAKVERGYVVIVPGAHPGDEPTVEIEQVQENVAFASIADSDPRAL
- a CDS encoding hypothetical protein (KEGG: hla:Hlac_3100 hypothetical protein), producing the protein MSFNNRSDALIELLEELTQQGHEYVLVGGYAVSAFNARFSTDLDIVVAPDSKADFVEFLEQRGFEETDSHAKEWFYDTEVIEYEKRLTPQQPIGFDLLVNGLGCRQTEAQWSFDYLYDHSHQQEVSGGTVTTTARVIDGAVLVAAKLHSGRETDLRDVLAVAEEIDLDAVTPHLRRGDDDALREQLKRGLEILESDELKHGYRSDFGASAVSEETVTALQEYLSAQIDHLS
- a CDS encoding Cobyrinic acid ac-diamide synthase (PFAM: Cobyrinic acid a,c-diamide synthase~KEGG: hla:Hlac_3098 cobyrinic acid ac-diamide synthase) is translated as MSADEFEGLPGAAVSLLKGGVGKSTIALNIADRLASRGHETVLLDLDKDGHMTTQLGYDDAYDRDANLGDALIDGEDPEDLLIKTDFGVHLLPSSNELENVETRLKDERFADVKLRRNVVDPLIQNGYDYVIIDAAGGRGKLSDNALIAVQRVIVPLIPRAGSINGLNKMIERQISPIRQNIGLDILAVTPNMIRETMGQHNEHRTLVQNLNREFGSFVPEYARVDPEIFDALDDSGRTIDSIPKPGIRERTAISRAFKQGMPVSEFDEDCDQIPNFDHLADLVEEHSHA
- a CDS encoding integrase domain protein SAM domain protein (PFAM: Integrase, N-terminal SAM-like, phage~KEGG: hla:Hlac_2941 site-specific recombinase), with the protein product MPDRALSTPLDDSFERYLQDKGKGRGGNGGNYRRNAARELERFAEWAAGDRGDDDWTGIVPDDIDQEPTFEDLDERIFREYARHLGGNRGLKQNTVQTYYRYISAWCGWCVNEGYLEAHYAQRASAMAPLPEDDGRKPGDQQAWTSEQRHAITRHVDERARDSVEAYTTLPEDTDSLDKQRARYAAVKAARDRALVFVLAYTAVRVGELLRDPNDPRRRGVRWEDLSLDDGSMDVYRKKQQWDAASLPDPVISPLRSYCHLMDPPTERWPVFPTFDQRTLAGVIQDELADRGECSEAITERRGEYARDLVLALDEDIRPPSITTDGARSILQRLSEAAEININHPKHDYLAPHGGRRGMGEVLVRAFGYTVAARYLDNSEEIVRDRYSHIEAGELGDIATEALEEVDDESDNLAGSV